The nucleotide sequence catcatcatcgagattgtcatgttaattctttttcaaccggcgtgtttctcttcaagcggatccgatcatttcaacatcagcaagatcaattattaGTTCTTCTCagcgttgtttgtttcatccgtcccaaattgcctttgtttttcccaccctacccactctttttcttcgaggactcagatatcttaatcaatTATCCATTTGATTCATGTgagctttcttctttttctttccgtcaatgttcttatctggggATTCTCAAGAAAGatgctaacggagcttctagttcatcattattcattcttttctCCTCCGGTGGACACAAATCAAGCCTTCAGTGTTGTTCATATCCTTTTTTTCTTCGTTTCAAATgtgttctcatgccggtgcaccttattatcattccacttctcgctattcaattgtgtcggtgtactagagtaggggtaccctagtaccccgaacttgtgcacgggcagttgcagcaccccgcggcaaggcttgccgggtgaccgccaagaccctccgtggcttcctcgaagaccattcaagaacaaagtactcaaaccaaggccccggcaagaggagcttgccgggaaggccaacccaggccccggcaagaggagcttgccgggaagagacaagaccccggcaagaggagcttgccgggaaggccactcaaggcataccaaggaaGTTTGCCGCgatgcgccctgcgtcccggcaaggcccggtgagcgacaagctcccaaacacgacaagacgaccaccacggcaaggatcttgccgcgggaaacccccactacgtgcccgcgctccagcacacccgctaacgtgtcgctctgggactcccccaagcacacgtggcaggaggctgtgcagctaggggtgcgcggtggcaagcggagatgaagagaaggccatcgtggcaaacggtggcgctcctaacggtcacttcactactaggaaaaggcctactaatggcgcacctaatttggccattaatggcgcattagtggtgcgccattagtgccacgccattagtatattttactaatggcgcaccactggtgcgccattagtataccattcggtgctccactagtattccctccaggtgcgccactaataaccttacaggtgcgccactagtaataaaggaaggtgcgccactaataagggcttaatgcgccactagtaatgtatttggaaaacaaaaaaaatctaaatttacagaaaacaacctataaggaaaaataatttaaaaacaaaaaatgaaataaaatcataatttttattatagtaagaatattacaatgtctttacagtttccaataaaaggaaaattgcaaggaaataaaagaaaatcctaaaactaatcttctaatcttttcttctttttcttcactttatccctgcaaaatggaacaaaataaacagaaacacaaacaaactatttataacatgtcaatactgtcattttttatgcagaactagatatgagcatatatttccagaattacatggtgtgaatattgtatgagtaagattataatggaaatgaattttgataGGAGCCCACTTTCGACGAGTATTTATCTCACAGAGCTAGGTAATCAGGGCGTTTACCTTTTGATAATATTATTATACTATACTACCAGTATACTACTCCACTTGGATTTTTTAGATGAGCAGATCTGAGATAGACATATGTTCAAGTGGCTATAGGTAGGCTTGAAGAATTCTCATCGGTTCAAGTGGCTACAGGTAGTCGCACAGCTGGAATATAGACTACTAGTACTatttgaaaagaaaacaagagCAAATCTGAACGTACTAGTCAGATCCGATCACATTGAGCTAGAAAGAAAATTCATCAGGAAACAGATGGCCGACGACTTACTTGCAGACGTTGAGGATCTCGTTGTGACCGCGAAGACGCTGCGGAGCACGTTGCAGACGGACTGCTCACAGTGATAGCTGCCGCAGATGAACTTGTTGTCTTGCAGGTAGTCCAGCAGCCAGGAATTAAAGATAGGAGGGCTAGAATTGAAAGAACTAACAATTCATGAGTAGGGCAAACATAAACATGCTCAAGTATAAGAAAAAGGAGAACACCCAATTCTATGCAACAACATAGAAAAAAAGGAATAATTTAGCTGATGCATTTGAGCTCATATGCTTTAGAAGTGGTCATACGATGTGTTTAGCATTCCCATACGATGgtgtccttttttcttcttctaagGAGCACATACTCTTTGTGGTATTGTGGTTATACTAAGTTACTAACTCACCAGCAAGCAATCTCAAACAAGTATCAGCAAAAAAAAGGGTTACTTACTAAGTCGAAGCCTGTTCTTTAATGCAGCTAAACAAACATATGTTGTGATAGGTAAAATACCCTTTAAAGCAGGACTGATTCCAGAGTCTATGATGTTCACCAATCAACGCGGTGCTCTATATCTATCACTGCGAGAACTGAAAACAGACTATCCGAAAAAAGTACTAGAACACAAGCAGCAACATAGACGGAAAACAGGAATAGTTCAGCCAAATGCAGTTGAGCCAGTTGGCATACAATTCAACAGTTGTTAAGAATCAAATTAAGGGTGTGTGGCATTTCCATATCCTGGTGTATTTATCTCTAAAGAACACTAATACTCTGTTTGGTAATATTAAGTTACTAACCGGAAGCCTATTTTAGTGCAGCTAAACAAATACATGCTCAAATATGTTACCTATTCTCTAGAACAGCGCTGATTCCAAAATAAGCAACGCAAAGCATGTACATTACCCCTAGATGGTATGACCCGAAGGTGAAAAGCACGACATTTGCGTTGACTTGGCCTCTCTGAATAGCCAACTCCTTAACCCACTCTTTCACAATCTGCATTTCAAACATGCATATTGTTCACCAGACGATAAATTACCAAAAGGTAACGCCAACTTGCATATGGCAGGAGGAAACAGCCACCTTGTCAAGCTTCCCCAGCACCTCTTCTTgcctggcggcctcctccttgCTCTTGTACAGACCCAGCTGGGCCAAAAGCTGTGATTTTGATCAACGAGCAAGGCTTCAATCGGCTCATCTAGTACTTGGTTGAAATAGGAAGGTAAAGAAGACCAGAA is from Triticum aestivum cultivar Chinese Spring chromosome 3A, IWGSC CS RefSeq v2.1, whole genome shotgun sequence and encodes:
- the LOC123057230 gene encoding uncharacterized protein — translated: MKVMEMHRSSARAARVAIPTGAAKLSASYRRLLRASVHFFVSQLLAQLGLYKSKEEAARQEEVLGKLDKIVKEWVKELAIQRGQVNANVVLFTFGSYHLGDNKFICGSYHCEQSVCNVLRSVFAVTTRSSTSASKSSAICFLMNFLSSSM